Below is a window of Leifsonia sp. NPDC080035 DNA.
GCGCGCTCTACTTCCACTTCGCGTCGAAGGACGAGCTGGCCCGCGCCGTCATCCACGAGCAGCACCAGCGCACGATGGCCGCGTCCGCCGAGATCGTCGCGGAGGGCAGGCCCGCACTGGAGACGATGGTGCTGCTCAGCCGCAGCCTCGCGCACCAGTTGCTGGAGGATCCCGTCGTGCAGGCGGGCATCCGGCTCACCACGGACGTGTCCACGTCGGCCGAGCCCGTCGTCGAACCGTACGAGGACTGGTTCCGCACCGGCGAGGAACTGTTCCGTCGCGGGATCGAGGAGGGCGACGTCGCTCCGACCGTCGACCCGGCGATGCTCGGGCACTTCCTGTCGCCCGCGTACACCGGCGTGCAGCTGGTCTCGGAGACGCTCACCGGCCGCGCCGATCTGCTGCGGCGCGTGCGCGAGCTCTGGATCGTGCTCTTGCCCGGGATCGTCCGGGCCGAGCGCCTGGACGCGTTGCGCGGTCTGGCGGACCTCGTCACGGAGTGAGGTCGCGCGTGAGCGCGATCCCCGCGGAGAAGTACGCCCGACCGCCGTCCCCCCATCGACTGCACCGGCAAGGCCGGCTCCCGTCACGACGTCGGTCGGGCGTCCCCCGCGCGTCCAGCATACACGGTAACCGGTCGATCGGTTTGTTTCGCGGGGCAGGGCGTGCGGGACACCCGCCGCGCGGCCGGTACACTTGCGCGAGGGGATCCGGCGTACGACGGACGTGACACGAGCACCATCCTGGGGAGGCCGCCATGTCGGCG
It encodes the following:
- a CDS encoding ScbR family autoregulator-binding transcription factor, translated to MVKQSRALVTRDAIVRGAAEVFRDRGYGLASIADIASAAGMTKGALYFHFASKDELARAVIHEQHQRTMAASAEIVAEGRPALETMVLLSRSLAHQLLEDPVVQAGIRLTTDVSTSAEPVVEPYEDWFRTGEELFRRGIEEGDVAPTVDPAMLGHFLSPAYTGVQLVSETLTGRADLLRRVRELWIVLLPGIVRAERLDALRGLADLVTE